The following coding sequences are from one Gossypium raimondii isolate GPD5lz chromosome 4, ASM2569854v1, whole genome shotgun sequence window:
- the LOC128040450 gene encoding uncharacterized protein LOC128040450, whose amino-acid sequence MDFVSGLLLTPIKKDSVWVIVDRLTNWEEYLPLAKFAYNNSFQSSIQLVPYEALYGRKCRTHLCWTVLRKRCVLGPELVTETEDKVRLIRDHLKAASDRKNTYADLKRREIEYSVGNFVFLKRVGPVAYQLELPPALDCIHDVFRVSMLRHYHSDPTYTILVEEIEVRPDLTFEEEPV is encoded by the exons atggactttgttagtgggttgcTTCTAACACCTATTAAGAAGGATTCTGTCTGGGttatcgtggatcgattgaccaa ttgggaggagtaCTTGCCGTTAGCGAAGTTTGCCTACAATAATAGCTTCCAGTCTAGCATCCAGTTGGTACCTTACGAGGCactgtatggtcgtaagtgtcgtactcaTTTATGTTGGACTGTGTTGCGCAAGCGATGTGTTCTGggtcctgagttagtcactgagacagaggataaggttagattgattcgAGATCATTTGAAAGCGGCTTCTGACAGGAAAAACACTTATGCGGATTTGAAGAGGCGTGAGATCGAGTATTCTGTGGGGAACTTCgtttttctcaag CGAGTGGGACCAGTTGCTTATCAGTTGGAGCTACCTCCGGCCTTGGATTgtatccatgatgtgtttcGTGTCTCTATGTTGAGGCATTACCATTCTGATCCTACTTATACTATCcttgttgaggagattgaggttaggccagacTTGACCTTTGAGGAGGAGCCTGTCTAG